One Streptomyces sp. R28 DNA window includes the following coding sequences:
- the yjfF gene encoding galactofuranose ABC transporter, permease protein YjfF: MSATTKTPTVPEARTTSRAAQLLGDRRLPVLVTAALFLAMYITGLSRYQNYGFGEPQVFLNLFIDNGYLLVAAVGATFVIMSGGIDLSVGSVIGFTTMFTAWLVERQGLPLLLVVPIALGVGAFGGFLMGYVIHNFEIQPFIVTLAGLFLFRGLCLVISKESISISDSTVSSMAQTRVSLGLGELSIGAIVALVVLAAAFYVLHYTRFGRRVYAIGGNEQSALLMGLPLGGTKIAVYTMSGFCSALAGLLFMLYIQSGDPLHAVGMELDAIAAVVIGGTLLTGGSGYVLGTLFGVLVLGLIKSIIQFEGTLSSWWTKIATGVLLCAFILIQRAMTARKQT; this comes from the coding sequence CCTGTTCCTCGCGATGTACATCACCGGTCTCAGCCGGTACCAGAACTACGGGTTCGGCGAACCGCAGGTCTTCCTCAACCTGTTCATCGACAACGGTTATCTGCTGGTCGCCGCCGTCGGCGCCACGTTCGTCATCATGTCCGGCGGTATCGACCTGTCCGTGGGCTCGGTGATCGGCTTCACCACCATGTTCACGGCATGGCTGGTGGAGCGCCAGGGCCTGCCGTTGCTGCTGGTCGTCCCGATCGCCCTGGGCGTGGGAGCGTTCGGCGGCTTCCTCATGGGCTATGTGATCCACAACTTCGAGATCCAGCCGTTCATCGTGACCCTCGCCGGCCTCTTCCTCTTCCGGGGCCTGTGCCTGGTCATCAGCAAGGAGTCCATCTCCATCAGCGACTCCACGGTGAGCAGCATGGCCCAGACACGGGTGTCGCTGGGACTGGGGGAGCTGTCGATCGGCGCCATCGTCGCGCTGGTCGTCCTCGCCGCCGCCTTCTACGTACTCCACTACACGCGCTTCGGCCGTCGGGTGTACGCCATCGGCGGCAACGAGCAGTCCGCGCTGCTGATGGGGCTCCCGCTGGGCGGTACGAAGATCGCCGTGTACACGATGAGCGGCTTCTGCTCGGCGCTGGCCGGCCTGTTGTTCATGCTGTACATCCAGTCCGGCGACCCGCTGCACGCCGTCGGCATGGAACTCGACGCGATCGCCGCGGTCGTCATCGGCGGCACGCTGCTGACGGGCGGCTCCGGTTACGTCCTGGGCACCCTGTTCGGTGTCCTCGTGCTGGGCCTGATCAAGAGCATCATCCAGTTCGAGGGCACGCTCAGCTCCTGGTGGACGAAGATCGCCACCGGTGTGCTGCTCTGCGCGTTCATCCTGATCCAGCGGGCGATGACGGCCCGTAAGCAGACCTGA